One stretch of Halobacillus litoralis DNA includes these proteins:
- the cbpB gene encoding cyclic-di-AMP-binding protein CbpB: protein MVSLEKEALRIPLVSELMIPSEKVAHVQIGNPLEHALLVLVKSGYSAVPVLDPTFKFQGVISKTKILEETLGIEQFELNRLSEMTVSEVMDDEVPCLQLDDNMIDAMHKLIDYPFVCVTNEEGEFDGIVTRRTILKQFSKHYHETFKHTMVEASK, encoded by the coding sequence ATGGTAAGTTTAGAAAAAGAAGCATTGAGGATCCCACTCGTTTCAGAACTCATGATCCCATCTGAGAAAGTAGCCCACGTACAAATCGGTAACCCACTCGAACATGCGCTTTTGGTTTTAGTGAAGTCTGGTTATTCTGCGGTACCTGTACTGGATCCTACCTTTAAATTTCAAGGAGTCATCAGCAAAACCAAGATTTTGGAAGAAACGTTGGGAATTGAACAATTTGAATTAAACCGACTGTCTGAAATGACAGTGAGTGAAGTGATGGATGATGAAGTGCCTTGTCTACAGCTTGATGACAATATGATTGATGCGATGCACAAGCTTATTGATTATCCTTTTGTCTGTGTGACGAATGAAGAGGGTGAATTCGACGGAATTGTGACTCGTCGGACAATCCTTAAACAATTCAGCAAGCATTATCATGAAACGTTTAAACATACAATGGTAGAAGCAAGTAAATAA
- a CDS encoding copper ion binding protein, with protein sequence METTLKVEGMTCGHCKSAVEGALKEVDGVSSVDVNLETGDVKVSHSETANKVEMREAVEEQGYDVV encoded by the coding sequence ATGGAAACAACATTAAAAGTAGAAGGTATGACATGTGGACACTGTAAAAGTGCTGTAGAAGGAGCATTGAAAGAAGTCGATGGCGTAAGCTCTGTTGACGTCAATCTTGAGACAGGTGATGTGAAAGTATCTCATTCAGAAACCGCCAATAAAGTAGAAATGAGAGAAGCGGTCGAAGAACAAGGCTACGATGTGGTATAA
- a CDS encoding SCO family protein, which produces MKLRFWISIIFLLSITAACGSKDVGELSAVNQHGKEISVPQAYAGEYWVADFIFTSCETVCPPMTGNMSRLQAQLEQENLDVQLVSVSVDPENDTEEELLSFAENYQPNYEQWDFLSGYSFQEVKEWSIKSFQSPVKKMEDSDQVAHGTSFFLVDPDGNIAETYSGTKAESVKKIVEDLKKI; this is translated from the coding sequence ATGAAACTACGTTTTTGGATCAGCATCATTTTTCTCCTATCCATCACCGCGGCCTGTGGGTCAAAGGATGTTGGAGAATTATCAGCCGTGAACCAACACGGAAAAGAGATATCTGTGCCACAAGCATACGCGGGAGAGTATTGGGTCGCGGATTTCATTTTCACCAGCTGTGAAACCGTCTGTCCTCCGATGACTGGGAATATGTCCAGGCTGCAAGCACAATTGGAACAGGAAAATCTGGACGTTCAACTCGTTTCAGTAAGTGTAGACCCTGAGAATGACACCGAGGAAGAACTACTTTCTTTTGCCGAGAATTATCAGCCAAATTATGAGCAGTGGGACTTTCTTTCAGGTTATTCTTTTCAGGAAGTGAAAGAATGGTCCATCAAATCATTCCAGTCTCCCGTCAAAAAAATGGAGGACTCGGACCAGGTCGCTCACGGAACAAGCTTTTTCCTCGTCGATCCTGATGGAAACATTGCAGAAACATACAGCGGTACGAAAGCTGAATCCGTCAAAAAAATCGTCGAAGACCTAAAAAAAATATAA
- a CDS encoding heavy metal translocating P-type ATPase, with protein sequence MADKKQMNVGVTGMTCSACSTRIEKVLNKMDGVEANVNLAMEKASVHYDESKVQPEDIEAKIQKLGYGVQKERVELDIQGMTCSACSTRIQKVLSKTSGISEANINLATEAGVIEYDSNTLSVDDIIGKVEKLGYHAVTKQNREEQKEQKEEEIKEKKRKLWISALLSFPLLYTMIGHLPWDIGLPVPMWLMNPWFQFLLATPVQFYIGAQFYKGAYRALSNKSANMDVLVALGTSAAYFYSLVEAIRWQLNPGITPQLYFETSAVLITLILVGKLFEALAKGRTTAALTKLLNLQAKEATVIRDGKEEKVPVDDVQVGDDILVKPGEKIPVDGTVVTGVTSVDESMITGESIPVDKQQGEPVIGSTINKNGTITMKAEKVGKDTALSGIVKIVEEAQGSKAPIQRTADQISGIFVPIVVGIAVLTFLVWFLIVSPGEWPPALEAAIAVLVIACPCALGLATPTSIMVGTGKGAEQGILFKGGEYLEGTHRLTTILLDKTGTVTKGKPEVTDFVAIEDEDTLLPLVVAAEKSSEHPLAEAIVQYGEEKGVTKAAAVEFEAITGHGIKAVVDDDRVYIGTRKLMQRENIDYGLYEESLVTLEQQGKTAMFIAVEGELKGYIAVADTVKETSRQAIADLKDIGLSVYMVTGDNKRTADAIAKEVGIDGVFAEVLPEQKAEKVKELQKQGEKVAMVGDGINDAPSLATADIGIAIGTGSDVAIETADITLVGGDLAHLSQAIRLSRKTMRNIRQNLFWALAYNSAGIPVAAIGLLAPWVAGAAMAFSSVSVVTNSLRLKRARI encoded by the coding sequence ATGGCAGATAAGAAACAGATGAATGTCGGTGTCACTGGGATGACGTGCTCTGCCTGCTCCACAAGAATTGAAAAAGTACTTAACAAAATGGATGGTGTGGAAGCCAACGTCAACCTCGCCATGGAAAAGGCGAGTGTCCACTATGATGAGTCCAAAGTGCAGCCGGAGGATATAGAGGCGAAGATCCAAAAGCTTGGCTATGGTGTTCAAAAAGAGCGTGTCGAGCTGGATATTCAAGGCATGACCTGCTCTGCGTGTTCAACAAGGATACAAAAAGTATTGTCTAAAACAAGTGGGATCAGTGAGGCGAACATCAACTTAGCTACAGAAGCGGGTGTCATCGAATACGACTCAAACACATTGAGCGTCGATGACATTATTGGAAAAGTAGAGAAGCTCGGTTATCATGCAGTGACGAAACAGAACCGGGAGGAACAGAAGGAACAGAAGGAAGAAGAAATCAAAGAGAAAAAACGGAAACTTTGGATTTCAGCTCTGCTATCCTTCCCACTCTTGTACACGATGATCGGCCATTTACCTTGGGATATCGGTCTTCCGGTCCCGATGTGGCTGATGAATCCGTGGTTCCAATTCCTGCTTGCAACCCCGGTTCAATTTTATATCGGGGCCCAGTTTTATAAAGGAGCCTACCGGGCACTCTCTAATAAAAGCGCCAATATGGATGTCCTTGTAGCGCTCGGGACTTCGGCCGCCTATTTTTACAGCCTGGTCGAAGCCATCCGATGGCAGTTGAATCCTGGGATCACGCCTCAACTATATTTTGAAACGAGCGCCGTCTTGATCACCCTCATCCTTGTAGGGAAACTTTTTGAAGCGCTCGCCAAAGGCCGGACGACAGCTGCCCTGACGAAATTGTTGAACCTTCAAGCGAAAGAAGCGACCGTCATCCGTGATGGAAAAGAAGAAAAAGTCCCTGTCGATGATGTGCAGGTTGGAGATGACATCCTCGTCAAACCAGGGGAGAAAATCCCTGTCGACGGTACGGTTGTAACAGGTGTTACGTCTGTCGATGAATCGATGATTACAGGAGAATCAATCCCTGTCGATAAACAACAAGGCGAACCTGTCATTGGTTCAACCATCAACAAAAACGGAACCATTACAATGAAGGCCGAAAAGGTAGGAAAAGATACAGCACTATCCGGTATCGTCAAAATCGTGGAAGAAGCGCAAGGATCGAAGGCACCGATCCAAAGAACGGCCGATCAGATTTCTGGAATTTTCGTTCCGATTGTCGTCGGTATCGCTGTTTTGACTTTCCTTGTTTGGTTTTTGATTGTATCCCCGGGAGAATGGCCGCCTGCCTTGGAAGCTGCCATCGCTGTGCTCGTCATCGCTTGTCCATGTGCGCTTGGCCTGGCTACACCGACCTCGATCATGGTGGGTACAGGAAAAGGAGCGGAACAGGGCATTTTGTTCAAAGGCGGTGAATATTTAGAAGGCACCCACCGATTGACGACGATTCTATTAGACAAAACAGGGACCGTCACTAAAGGGAAGCCGGAAGTGACTGATTTTGTAGCAATTGAGGATGAGGACACGTTACTGCCACTCGTCGTTGCTGCAGAAAAATCATCGGAACATCCGTTAGCAGAAGCCATTGTCCAATACGGAGAGGAGAAGGGAGTCACTAAGGCAGCCGCTGTGGAGTTCGAAGCGATTACTGGACATGGAATTAAAGCCGTAGTCGACGACGATCGGGTCTACATCGGAACAAGAAAATTAATGCAGCGCGAAAACATCGATTATGGTTTGTATGAAGAGTCCTTGGTTACACTGGAACAACAAGGGAAAACCGCGATGTTCATCGCTGTCGAAGGTGAATTAAAAGGCTATATCGCGGTCGCAGATACAGTCAAGGAAACCTCCAGACAAGCGATTGCCGATTTGAAAGATATTGGTCTGAGCGTCTATATGGTCACAGGAGACAATAAACGTACCGCCGATGCGATTGCCAAAGAAGTCGGAATCGATGGAGTTTTCGCGGAGGTTCTTCCTGAGCAAAAGGCTGAAAAAGTGAAAGAACTGCAGAAACAGGGAGAAAAAGTAGCTATGGTCGGAGACGGCATCAATGATGCACCTTCCCTTGCTACTGCCGATATCGGCATTGCCATAGGGACAGGATCTGATGTAGCGATTGAAACAGCAGACATTACACTTGTCGGTGGAGATCTTGCTCACTTGAGTCAGGCGATCCGCTTAAGCAGAAAGACGATGCGTAACATTCGTCAAAATCTCTTCTGGGCACTAGCGTATAACTCTGCAGGTATTCCAGTCGCTGCGATTGGACTTCTTGCTCCATGGGTGGCCGGCGCTGCGATGGCTTTCAGTTCCGTCAGCGTTGTCACAAACTCCCTACGTTTGAAGCGGGCGAGAATATAA
- a CDS encoding metal-sensing transcriptional repressor: protein MTENHLPEDSGKQPVKSRTQDEKLAVLNRLKRIEGQVRGIQKMVEDDRYCVDILVQISAINNALNKVGYNLLERHTHHCVKDAIQKGNGDEAIDELMKVVQQFSK, encoded by the coding sequence ATGACAGAGAATCATCTTCCGGAAGATAGCGGGAAACAACCAGTTAAATCGAGGACTCAGGATGAGAAGCTTGCAGTATTAAACCGTTTGAAACGTATTGAAGGCCAAGTACGCGGAATTCAGAAAATGGTGGAAGACGATCGATATTGTGTAGACATTCTTGTGCAAATTTCAGCAATCAATAATGCTTTGAACAAAGTCGGTTATAACCTGTTGGAGCGTCACACGCATCATTGCGTCAAAGATGCCATTCAAAAAGGGAATGGGGACGAAGCGATCGATGAATTGATGAAAGTCGTCCAGCAATTCTCCAAGTAA
- the trhA gene encoding PAQR family membrane homeostasis protein TrhA, with protein sequence MKLELKNVLTHTFTKREEIANAITHGIGAILSIAMLVLLIVFASLGGNAWHITSVTIYGVTMLILYVSSTLVHSFPPGRAKDLFEIFDHSAIYLFIAGTYTPIMLVPLRSTLGWTLFGIVWGMAILGIIFKVFFVKRFVVMSTVFYVLMGWLIVLAWGPLTAEVPAAGITYLVVGGVMYSIGSIFYVWRSFKYHHMVWHLFVLGGSILHFFSIFFYIIG encoded by the coding sequence ATGAAATTGGAGTTGAAAAATGTGCTGACACATACCTTTACAAAGCGTGAAGAAATAGCCAATGCCATCACCCATGGAATTGGTGCCATTCTCAGTATCGCCATGCTCGTCCTACTCATCGTGTTCGCAAGTCTCGGAGGCAATGCCTGGCATATTACGAGTGTGACGATCTACGGGGTCACCATGCTCATCTTGTACGTATCCTCAACACTTGTTCACAGCTTCCCACCAGGGCGTGCCAAGGATTTGTTTGAGATCTTTGACCATTCTGCCATCTACCTCTTTATTGCCGGCACATATACGCCAATCATGCTCGTTCCGTTACGGAGTACACTTGGTTGGACGTTGTTCGGCATCGTTTGGGGAATGGCCATTCTTGGTATCATTTTCAAGGTGTTCTTCGTCAAACGATTTGTGGTGATGTCCACGGTCTTTTATGTATTGATGGGCTGGTTGATCGTCCTTGCCTGGGGTCCTCTGACAGCAGAAGTCCCTGCAGCAGGCATCACTTATCTCGTCGTCGGGGGCGTCATGTATTCGATCGGATCGATTTTTTACGTCTGGCGGAGCTTCAAATACCACCACATGGTCTGGCATTTGTTCGTGCTTGGCGGTTCGATTCTTCACTTTTTCTCGATTTTCTTCTATATCATTGGTTGA
- a CDS encoding YkyB family protein encodes MKDNQISNRELAESLFIVNRHAKTAPEPRHLYDIKKHTIDKLLNENRAKKVGLHFSDHPKFSQQHSTLLIEVGGYYFHVPATKKDFQDLEHLGKVDQSYRNPKPKLSLSRAKRTLYHYLNWKQPKKPAYSLQTSSQPSMLGQPTGSPWNQRRRRRP; translated from the coding sequence ATGAAAGACAATCAAATATCCAACCGCGAATTAGCCGAATCCCTATTCATCGTCAATCGACATGCCAAAACAGCCCCAGAACCGAGGCACCTGTATGACATTAAAAAGCATACGATTGACAAACTCCTAAATGAAAACCGCGCCAAAAAGGTCGGACTCCATTTCTCCGACCATCCGAAATTCAGTCAGCAGCATTCGACCCTCCTCATTGAAGTTGGTGGTTACTATTTCCATGTTCCTGCTACAAAGAAAGACTTTCAAGATTTGGAACACTTAGGGAAAGTCGACCAGTCCTACCGGAACCCAAAACCCAAATTATCACTGTCGAGAGCCAAACGAACGCTTTATCATTACTTGAATTGGAAGCAGCCGAAAAAGCCTGCGTATTCCTTACAAACGTCTTCTCAACCAAGTATGCTCGGCCAGCCGACAGGCAGCCCATGGAACCAACGCAGAAGAAGGCGCCCATAA
- a CDS encoding metallophosphoesterase, whose amino-acid sequence MKITRRTFIKRTLASAAALIGLNAFGYSYARYMEPNMLAIRRHEIEHGKIPKHFHNFKVLQFSDTHLGFHYELDDLERLVKKINEEEADLLLFTGDLVDEPHTYSFPPRLIQILKRLEAKQGKYWIYGNHDHGGYGTEKIRDVMEQSGFQLLQNEHTLIENGSASFALAGVDDIMLGQPDLERTLENVPKDSFTLLMVHEPDVALEYQHYPVDVQLSGHSHGGQVQVPFFGYLITPPFAEHFVEGHYPLVNGFNLYVSRGIGTTRLPYRFMCRPEFSVFRLKSTQ is encoded by the coding sequence ATGAAAATAACAAGAAGAACCTTCATCAAACGGACATTAGCAAGCGCTGCAGCCTTGATTGGCCTCAATGCGTTCGGCTATTCGTATGCGCGGTATATGGAACCGAATATGCTCGCTATCCGCCGTCATGAAATCGAACATGGGAAGATTCCCAAGCATTTTCATAATTTCAAAGTCCTTCAGTTCTCAGACACACACCTTGGCTTTCATTATGAATTGGATGACTTGGAGCGGCTCGTTAAAAAAATCAATGAAGAGGAAGCAGACCTCCTATTGTTTACAGGAGATCTCGTAGACGAACCACACACCTACTCTTTCCCACCTCGCCTGATTCAAATCCTAAAGAGATTGGAAGCGAAGCAAGGCAAGTATTGGATCTATGGAAATCATGACCACGGCGGCTATGGAACGGAAAAAATCCGCGATGTCATGGAGCAAAGCGGCTTTCAACTTTTACAAAATGAGCATACGCTCATTGAAAATGGATCGGCGTCCTTTGCGCTTGCTGGTGTTGATGACATCATGCTTGGACAACCAGATTTAGAACGGACACTCGAAAATGTTCCCAAGGATTCTTTCACCTTACTCATGGTTCATGAACCGGATGTTGCTCTTGAATATCAGCACTACCCCGTGGATGTCCAATTATCCGGGCACAGCCATGGCGGGCAGGTGCAGGTCCCTTTTTTCGGCTACCTTATCACACCTCCGTTCGCCGAGCATTTCGTCGAAGGGCACTATCCATTAGTGAACGGGTTCAACTTATATGTGAGCCGTGGCATCGGCACGACAAGACTTCCTTACCGGTTCATGTGCCGCCCGGAATTTTCGGTGTTCCGTTTAAAATCAACGCAATGA
- the fadH gene encoding 2,4-dienoyl-CoA reductase, with translation MENQVVIVTGGSSGMGLHMAKRFVQEGAKVAITGRNVERLEEAKKQIAAGKEDHVLTVQMDVREVEDTERMVKETVEAFGRIDHLVNNAAGNFIAPAEELSPNGWNSVINIVLNGTFYCSQAVGKYWIENEIKGSILNIVATYAWNAGAGVIHSASAKSGVLTMTRTLAVEWGTKYGIRANAIAPGPIERTGGAEKLFQSEKAAQRTLASVPLGRLGKPEEIAGLAKFILSEEGAYMNGEVVTLDGGQWLNKFPF, from the coding sequence ATGGAAAATCAAGTCGTCATCGTTACAGGTGGTTCCAGTGGAATGGGACTGCATATGGCAAAAAGGTTTGTACAAGAAGGGGCGAAGGTCGCCATTACCGGTCGGAATGTGGAAAGGCTGGAGGAAGCAAAGAAGCAGATTGCAGCCGGAAAAGAAGATCATGTCCTAACGGTTCAAATGGACGTCCGTGAAGTCGAAGATACCGAACGGATGGTCAAAGAAACCGTAGAGGCTTTCGGGAGAATCGACCATCTCGTCAATAATGCCGCTGGTAATTTCATTGCACCTGCGGAGGAGTTGTCTCCGAATGGATGGAATTCCGTCATCAACATCGTCTTGAATGGAACCTTTTATTGCAGTCAGGCGGTCGGTAAGTATTGGATTGAAAATGAAATCAAAGGGTCGATTTTGAATATCGTCGCTACCTACGCGTGGAATGCAGGCGCAGGCGTCATCCATTCCGCTTCTGCGAAGTCAGGAGTGCTCACGATGACACGTACACTTGCAGTCGAATGGGGAACGAAATACGGCATTCGTGCCAATGCCATCGCTCCTGGACCGATCGAACGTACCGGTGGTGCGGAGAAATTGTTTCAATCGGAAAAAGCTGCCCAGCGTACTCTTGCTTCCGTCCCTCTTGGCCGCTTAGGGAAACCAGAGGAAATCGCGGGACTTGCGAAATTCATCCTATCTGAAGAAGGGGCTTATATGAATGGAGAGGTTGTTACCCTTGATGGGGGACAATGGCTCAACAAATTTCCTTTCTAA
- a CDS encoding DUF4396 domain-containing protein encodes MIKKIIAADLRKCLFLRATVPQAAPLGDAVGVPIVALTGMMIAGSTLFAHYTVEFILAYLFGILFQFYAIYPMNKDLGKKGAVWAAIKADSLSLIAFEVGMFGWMAIVHFVLFKEPPKPNEATYWFMMQIAMILGFLTSYPANWVLVRKGIKEEM; translated from the coding sequence ATGATAAAGAAGATCATCGCGGCCGACCTGCGAAAGTGTTTGTTTCTACGAGCCACTGTTCCGCAGGCTGCACCCCTGGGTGATGCTGTCGGGGTACCGATTGTTGCTTTGACAGGCATGATGATTGCCGGGTCGACATTATTCGCCCACTACACCGTAGAATTCATCCTGGCTTATTTGTTTGGCATCCTTTTTCAGTTTTATGCCATTTACCCGATGAATAAAGACCTTGGAAAAAAGGGAGCCGTTTGGGCTGCGATCAAAGCCGATTCTTTATCATTGATCGCTTTTGAAGTCGGGATGTTTGGGTGGATGGCGATCGTCCATTTCGTCCTTTTCAAGGAGCCGCCGAAGCCGAACGAGGCTACGTATTGGTTCATGATGCAGATTGCGATGATTTTAGGTTTCTTGACAAGTTATCCGGCTAACTGGGTCCTAGTGAGAAAAGGGATAAAGGAAGAAATGTAA
- a CDS encoding DUF2197 domain-containing protein encodes MEKKCFFCKKTYKLDRSDPQYMKISKNPKASYVCKSCNQSMQKDAQTSTGLNPDMIDSHDKFLR; translated from the coding sequence ATGGAAAAGAAGTGCTTCTTTTGTAAGAAGACGTACAAATTAGACCGTTCTGACCCACAATATATGAAAATTAGTAAAAATCCTAAAGCGTCTTATGTGTGTAAATCTTGCAATCAATCGATGCAGAAAGATGCGCAGACAAGTACCGGACTCAATCCGGATATGATCGATTCACACGACAAGTTTTTGAGATAG
- a CDS encoding F510_1955 family glycosylhydrolase, whose product MGHLKKAALSLLAASTILGACSQEVEEEATDSEDSSEEKVEKQEYLQTFEGNLGHVHGLGHMEEGFAFAAHTGIKIYQDGEWKEAVDHPHDYMGFQVREDGFLSSGHPVPSSDLQNPLGLQKGKVSEESLESLAFVGESDFHVMGAGFANESVYVFNEQPNSQLDQGFYRSTDLGATWESILAEGIEGGVFQMAVHPTNGDTVAIATDSGVFLSENGGQSFERISESGQAGGLYFTEDELFYGLYNGEATMTSYLIGESGTSDVPLPDLTEDAVMYFTEKENQMAIYTFNGSAYISEDGGENWEKVVEKGETVS is encoded by the coding sequence ATGGGACATCTAAAAAAAGCAGCACTGAGCCTTCTTGCAGCCTCCACTATTCTCGGGGCTTGCAGTCAGGAAGTGGAAGAGGAAGCAACGGATTCTGAGGACAGCTCAGAAGAGAAGGTAGAGAAGCAGGAATACTTACAAACATTTGAAGGAAATCTCGGACATGTTCATGGTCTCGGACATATGGAAGAAGGTTTCGCTTTTGCCGCTCATACGGGAATCAAAATTTATCAGGACGGGGAATGGAAAGAAGCGGTTGATCACCCTCATGATTACATGGGTTTTCAGGTGAGGGAGGACGGATTTTTGTCTTCAGGTCACCCGGTCCCTTCCAGTGACCTTCAAAATCCACTGGGTTTACAAAAAGGGAAGGTTTCTGAAGAGAGCTTAGAATCTCTTGCATTTGTCGGGGAAAGTGATTTTCACGTCATGGGAGCAGGGTTTGCCAATGAGTCTGTTTACGTGTTCAATGAGCAGCCTAATTCTCAATTGGATCAAGGTTTTTATAGAAGTACCGATCTTGGCGCTACATGGGAGTCTATTCTAGCGGAAGGCATCGAGGGCGGTGTTTTCCAAATGGCGGTCCATCCGACGAATGGTGATACGGTGGCGATTGCTACAGATTCTGGAGTTTTCTTAAGTGAAAATGGCGGGCAGAGCTTTGAGAGGATTTCTGAGTCTGGACAAGCTGGAGGCCTATATTTTACTGAAGACGAATTATTTTATGGGTTATACAACGGTGAAGCGACGATGACATCCTATTTAATTGGGGAATCCGGCACTTCGGATGTTCCACTTCCCGACCTGACCGAAGACGCTGTCATGTATTTTACAGAAAAAGAAAACCAAATGGCCATTTACACTTTTAATGGTTCCGCCTATATTTCTGAAGATGGGGGAGAGAATTGGGAGAAGGTTGTTGAAAAAGGGGAAACCGTTTCGTAA
- a CDS encoding flavin monoamine oxidase family protein, which yields MSMRVDIHSYGELSYPKDMLSIIQDGLPVLNGPPKKVVIIGAGMAGLVSASLLKQAGHTVKIIEGNDRVGGRVYTLREPFSKGQYLDVGAMRFPNIHKLIFAYIRKFDLPINEFNNENDLYFVNGVQSTSTTYMQNPNVLKFPLAPEEQGKTAKELLSLAVQPYLDLYENASPTEQERLRKKFDRYSFEGFLRFNPLGVSLSEGAIRKVKVLLGIEGFPELSFVDILLDIVRTVFNPDLKFYEITGGNDLLPKAFLPDLSPHILYKRKVQQIFRENNGVRVVAFNRNTYEYENFKGDYVIVTVPYSVMQFIDIIPYNSISFEKWKAIKELSYVSSVKIGLEFKSRFWEELKIGNVLTDIPLRYTYSPSPGRQVMLGSYSWGANANLWNSLPERERINEALYGLSKVYGKRVYEEFTKGASYSWSQNEFSAGCFTLFAPNQATDFSDLLYTPEGRIHFAGEHTSTFHGWVEGAIESAIRAANEVNKR from the coding sequence ATGAGCATGCGAGTAGATATTCATAGTTACGGAGAATTAAGTTACCCCAAAGACATGCTGTCCATCATTCAGGATGGATTGCCTGTTTTGAATGGCCCACCGAAAAAAGTGGTCATCATCGGGGCAGGCATGGCCGGATTGGTTTCAGCTTCCCTACTGAAACAAGCGGGACATACAGTTAAGATCATCGAAGGCAATGATCGGGTCGGTGGGAGAGTCTACACGTTAAGAGAACCTTTCTCAAAAGGACAGTACCTTGATGTCGGGGCAATGCGGTTCCCGAATATCCATAAGCTGATCTTCGCCTACATTCGCAAATTCGATTTACCCATCAATGAATTCAACAACGAGAATGACCTCTATTTCGTCAATGGCGTCCAGAGCACAAGTACGACGTACATGCAAAATCCCAACGTTCTTAAATTTCCATTGGCTCCTGAAGAACAAGGGAAAACAGCAAAAGAATTGCTTTCACTTGCAGTTCAACCCTACTTGGATCTGTATGAGAATGCATCCCCCACTGAACAAGAACGCTTAAGAAAGAAGTTTGACCGTTATTCATTTGAAGGATTTCTCCGCTTTAATCCCTTAGGGGTTTCCTTATCTGAAGGGGCGATAAGGAAGGTCAAAGTATTGTTAGGAATCGAAGGTTTTCCTGAACTGTCCTTTGTAGATATTCTGTTGGATATTGTCCGGACCGTGTTTAATCCAGACCTCAAATTCTATGAAATTACTGGAGGCAATGATTTGCTGCCTAAAGCGTTCCTCCCTGATTTAAGTCCCCACATCTTATACAAAAGGAAAGTGCAGCAAATCTTCCGGGAAAACAATGGAGTCAGAGTCGTCGCCTTCAACCGGAACACATATGAATACGAAAATTTCAAAGGAGACTATGTAATCGTCACCGTCCCTTATTCTGTCATGCAGTTCATCGATATCATCCCCTACAATTCCATATCTTTTGAGAAGTGGAAAGCGATCAAGGAGTTGTCCTACGTTTCATCAGTAAAAATTGGACTTGAATTCAAATCAAGATTTTGGGAGGAGTTGAAGATTGGGAATGTCTTAACCGATATCCCTTTAAGGTACACCTACTCGCCCAGTCCCGGCCGTCAGGTGATGCTTGGCAGTTATAGTTGGGGTGCGAATGCCAACTTGTGGAACAGTCTGCCTGAGAGAGAAAGGATCAATGAGGCTCTCTATGGCTTGTCAAAAGTTTATGGCAAGAGAGTGTATGAAGAATTTACGAAAGGGGCTTCTTACAGTTGGAGTCAAAATGAATTCTCAGCCGGATGTTTCACTTTATTTGCTCCCAATCAAGCGACTGATTTCTCCGACCTTCTCTATACACCAGAGGGGCGCATCCATTTCGCCGGTGAACATACATCCACGTTCCATGGATGGGTAGAAGGTGCGATCGAGTCTGCAATTCGAGCTGCGAATGAAGTGAACAAAAGATGA